A window of Otariodibacter oris genomic DNA:
TTACTCTTGGTTTTTGATTTTTGGTTTTTTCTTATAAAAGATTATCTCACTGTCGCTGGTTTAATATAGCAATCATATCTCTGTCTTTCAGCTGGAGACATATAAGGATATCTACACTGTGATTTAAGATAGTCTATTTGAGTTTTATTATAAATTTGTTGCTGACCTACTCGTCTTTCTTCATCTGAAAGACCATCCGATGCAACATTTCTATTACGACTTCTTCTTTGTCTAGTTTGTTTTTCAGCTACAGCTTGTGCTGAATCGTTCTCTTGTTTTTCAACTACAGCTTGAGTAGAATTATCTTCTTGTTTTTCAACTGCAGGTTGACTGGAATCAACAACCTGATTTTGACCTTTATCAGGTTCTGATGTGAGAGTTTCTTGACTATCCATTAACGTAGTATTCTCATTATTTTTTTCTGATTTTTCATTACCACTAGTCACTGACGATCTACTTTCAATATCTTTTATATTTTGAGCATCATCCCCCTCGTCTTTTGAAAATTGATCATCAGACAAAGAATTATTTTCTGATAATTTTTTATTATCTGATAGATCTTTTACCGCTTGTGCTTCTGTGTCTTTGTCTTTTGTGCTTTCTGCTTGAATATTCATTGTTGCAGTTGGCGCTTTATCAGACTCAACAGACTTAGCCTTATCTTCTGTGGAAGCATCAAAACAACCAACCAAGGCAAAACTCAGTCCTAATACAATAGATAACTCTTTTTTCATTTTTATTTCCCTAAAAAGTGAAGATTAATATATAAACTTAAAATAAAACTAACGCATTGTCACAAATTCTTCGGATCCTGTCGGGTGGATCGCAACAGTGTTGTCAAAATCAGCCTTTGTCGCCCCCATTTTAATCGCTACAGCAAAACCTTGGATCATTTCATCAACACCAAAACCAATACCATGTAAACCAACAATTTTTTCCTCTGCTCCTGCACAAATAAGTTTCATTTTGCATGGCTGGCGATGTTGAGTAACAGCACTATACATCGGTGTAAATGTAGAAGTATAAACTTTGATTTTATCTTCGCCATACTGCTCTTTTGCTTTAGGCTCTGTTAAGCCAATTGTTCCTATCGGAGGATGGCTAAATACTACCGTTGGTACTAAATTATAATCTAAATGCTCATTTGGTTTATGATTGAATAAACGCTCAGATAAACGACGCCCTGCAGCAACTGCTATTGGTGTTAATTCAATACCGCCTTCAATAATATCACCCACAGCATAAATTCCTTCAACATTCGTATTTTGGAATTTATCCACTTTAATAAATCCGCGTTCATTTGTTTCAACACCCGCAGCTTCTAAATTAAGAGCATCTGTTGCTGGCACTCTACCAATTGCCCAAATAACACAATCAGTATCTTGCTTACGTCCATCAGCTAATTTTAAAGTTAATGACTCATCATTATTTTTGACCAATTCTTCTGGAATAGCTTCAGTATGTACAGTAATGCCTTCTTGTTGCATTAATTCTAAAAGGGTTTCACTTACCATTGGATCAAAAGCACGAATTGGAGCATGTTTACGTAAGAATAAGTGAGTATCAGCGCCCAAGCTATTCATCACTCCGGCTAATTCAACAGCAATATAGCCCGCACCAACAATAGCAACACGTTTAGGTAAAGTTTTTAATGCAAATACACCATCTGAATTGATACCATATTCTGCACCTTTAACTTTTGGTTGACTTGGACGTCCACCTGTTGCAATTAAAATATGATCGGCTGTAATCTTCTCACCGTTAACTTCCACTGTATTTTTGTCGACGAATTTCGCAAAGCCATTAATTACATCTACATTATTTTTAGCTAAGACATTGTTATATGAAGTATGAATACGTCCAATATAAGCCTGACGGTTTTCCACTAATTTACCAAAGTCAAACTCATTTAGCGTAACATCAAATCCATAATCAGGTGCATAAAGTTTAATTGCTTCTGCAATTTGCGCTCCATGCCACATGATTTTTTTAGGTACACAACCCACATTAACGCAAGTACCACCTAAATGTTTTGCTTCAATAATTGCACATTTTTTACCGTAGCTTGCTGCTCTATTAATTGAAGCAATACCTCCACTACCACCACCGATAGCAATATAATCATAATGTTTTGTCATCATTTTTTCCTTATTAATTTATTAACAAGCAAATTCTATCATTTTTTAATGATATGGGTAGATTTATTCCCTGTAAAAATTAGGTAAATCAATTTACATATCATTCTCTGGTACCCAT
This region includes:
- the gorA gene encoding glutathione-disulfide reductase, which codes for MTKHYDYIAIGGGSGGIASINRAASYGKKCAIIEAKHLGGTCVNVGCVPKKIMWHGAQIAEAIKLYAPDYGFDVTLNEFDFGKLVENRQAYIGRIHTSYNNVLAKNNVDVINGFAKFVDKNTVEVNGEKITADHILIATGGRPSQPKVKGAEYGINSDGVFALKTLPKRVAIVGAGYIAVELAGVMNSLGADTHLFLRKHAPIRAFDPMVSETLLELMQQEGITVHTEAIPEELVKNNDESLTLKLADGRKQDTDCVIWAIGRVPATDALNLEAAGVETNERGFIKVDKFQNTNVEGIYAVGDIIEGGIELTPIAVAAGRRLSERLFNHKPNEHLDYNLVPTVVFSHPPIGTIGLTEPKAKEQYGEDKIKVYTSTFTPMYSAVTQHRQPCKMKLICAGAEEKIVGLHGIGFGVDEMIQGFAVAIKMGATKADFDNTVAIHPTGSEEFVTMR